A genomic window from Klebsiella quasipneumoniae subsp. quasipneumoniae includes:
- a CDS encoding kinase inhibitor has product MKLISHDLQDGGKLPNRHVFNGMGYDGDNISPHLMWDDVPAGTKSFVVTCYDPDAPTGSGWWHWVVANLPADTRVLPQGAGSGQAELPEEAVQTRTDFGKAGYGGAAPPKGETHRYIFTVHALDVEKIEVDAEASGAMVGFNVHFHSLSSASITALFS; this is encoded by the coding sequence ATGAAACTGATCAGTCACGATCTCCAGGACGGCGGTAAGCTGCCTAATCGTCACGTCTTCAACGGCATGGGCTACGATGGCGACAATATTTCGCCGCATCTGATGTGGGATGATGTGCCCGCAGGAACCAAAAGCTTTGTGGTGACCTGCTACGATCCGGATGCGCCGACCGGCTCCGGCTGGTGGCACTGGGTGGTGGCTAACCTGCCTGCGGATACGCGCGTCCTGCCGCAGGGGGCCGGTTCCGGCCAGGCGGAGCTGCCGGAAGAGGCCGTTCAGACCCGCACCGATTTTGGCAAGGCGGGATACGGCGGCGCGGCGCCGCCGAAGGGCGAGACCCACCGCTATATCTTTACCGTCCACGCCCTGGACGTTGAGAAAATTGAGGTGGATGCCGAGGCCAGCGGCGCAATGGTCGGCTTTAACGTCCATTTCCATTCCCTCTCCAGCGCCTCCATCACCGCCCTGTTCAGTTAA